In Bombus vancouverensis nearcticus chromosome 12, iyBomVanc1_principal, whole genome shotgun sequence, the genomic stretch ACAACATGTTGGCTATGCTAGGTTAAAGAGCGCACTTCAAGAAATTATGGTAACTCATAActtttaagaaatatattttgtatacattCTCTGATAGCTTGAAATGataattactataaaaataaCTTTGTAGAGTAAACGTGAAAAAGCCAGAGATGAAAAGGAGCAAAGGAGGGAAGAGGATAGAAAACAAAGAGCACGTGCAAATGAAGAACTTGATAGGCGAAGAAGAGATGATAGGGATAGGGATAGAGAAAGAGATAAACGTCGTAGGCGTGATGATGATAAAGGCAGACATGACTCAGGCAGTCACAGGTATCATAGCTATTCACATGttaatttattacattaaattattaaggTATGATAATTTCATATTGCTAATTATGTGCAGAAATTCAGGACACAGAAGTAGAAGCAGATCAAGAGACAAACATGACAGACATCGAGATGATGATCACCGACGTCATGCTCGAGATAAAGGTAAATAAATAATGCACCATAGCAAAATTTGAACTATTCAAAAATCCGTTTAACTTTCAGGAAGTCGTGATCATCGAAGCTCGAGTCATCACAACCGGCGTCGCCATCGATCTAGAAGTCGAAGTCACAAGTAACTACTCTTGATTGGTTAGTGAGTGAGAAGTAAGCCAGGTATGCACTAAACAATATATCATACTCGTCTCAATTACTGTACAGGTTCTTTACCAGGTGAGTTTCATTAGATGCACATAATATATACATGATAATTATCTGTAATTTTGAAGAATGGCATAGTCACAGCGAGCCAGTCTCTGGTCCTGCCTATTAATCGGAGAAACACTTGTACTAAATTTCATATGGACCTGTTTGTACAGCGTTTAATTTTCAAAGTGACGAGCTTGCTCTATGTAACGTATTACTGAAAAACGGTGCATCGAGGTAATGTCGAGCAAGGAATAGTAAAAGTTGTTCCCATATGAAAGGTATTTTTATCATGTAGTACTATAGATATTGTCTACAGAGCAAGATAGGAGAAGGTATACCTATGCTTGCTTTGATCGGTATAATGTCTTCATAGGGTAAATCAATTATATAACTTCAACAACTGCATAGCTTTTTTGTCGAAAAGAAATTAGTGGTTTAGTGGAGGAAACAGTGCCTACTTCCGTAGACCTGCCACAACAGTGCCCTGTGTGACTGTGACTATACAATCCTAGCTTCTACTACGCATTTCTGAGGTATTTATATCGGAATGATAATACCAAACATGTCCTTTTATTAGGAAAATTAGACGTTTTCAAAATGGTGATCTTTATTTTGGAGCAATATTTGAGTGCTTAAAGTTATGATAACAAACTCCTGCTCTTACTTTCCTTATACCCTGATTGTAATTTATTGGAGCATATTCAATTTGAAATCAAACAATTATTAATTAGTCAGGGAAAATTTCTGCTATGTACTCAAAGGAACAAGTTTAATCATTATGTTTAAGATAATAAAGCcataattttttgaaataataaaagattcaTATGTATAgtccaaaaatataaaatacgcaTATTTAACAGCCATGTGGCTATAATTGATTAATCGATAAATAAGTCCAGATTATAACTTGGTATATAGTTGTATCGTCATCTTTTGAACTCTACTTGTAAAAGTTCGAGAAACATGTATCATATATGATGCATATTCTTCCCTTTGCATGCATTTTTTTCTCCATTATTTTTAGTTCTGAGAGACAGGACATGGCGAAGCTCAGTCAAATTTTCTTAGCAGAAAGTCGTAATTGTTATAGTATCACGGTACAGCGATTTGAAGGTTGATGACAGGTCATGTGGAATGTATCTTATGGTGCTCCGAGGACATCCCCTTTAATCATATCTTGTCTTATTCTTTTATCGTGTCCTTCATTTCGGCTTATAGAAAACTCATACTTTGTGCGCGTACTACATTTGTGTAATTCATATGTAATTCATATTGACTCATGATAAATCATTCACGCATTTAATAATATACTTCCTGGACCAcatagattaaaaaaaaatagaaagaaagaaagagaaatggaAGAAACAAAGTATTAAAATAATGGCTCTAAATAAAGGATCGTCTTGTATTGTTACATTGGGATGAAAGGAGTCTTACATGATAAAAGATCCCAATtgtttctaattaaaatttgttatcCATCATGATAGGTTTTCATTCCactctcatttcatttttatactgTCATACatctgataaataattttatattgaagGAAAATTActagaaataaatttattaaaacattattTCAGCACAGACCTACTCACATGAAAAAGGAGTGAATTTATTAaatagtattaaatttttatattaataagtaTCTTCTAAAAAGgttaataatatttgttatataacTTTTGTAATGATAATTAATGTCACTTTTTCGTCTATAAGTTTATCAATAcatcaattatttttatttaaattttgtataatgtaTTTGAAAACTTATTCTGTTTATTTCCAATGTCACAAGCAAAGATGATCAGTTTTAATTATGTAATCTGCTTCCTCACACATGTAGCCGACAGAAGtatgataattttttaaatgtcaTGTATTAGGACAAGgttaacaaataatatataaatacgtTATCCTGTGCTATTTGGTAACGACCAAAATTAATATGAGAGAAAAAGATAATAGGATCATAATTTCTAAAAGCTGTGTTGTCTATTTTCAGACAGGAGACATGCCATGGGAATATAACCATTACAACAGGCTCACTTGCACACtgcttaatataatattaaggtAAAGATTTTGCATAATCTAAAAATTCCAATCATGAATTTTATACACTTGCGTTTAAGTTGATATTTGTCGTGTCGCATACTCTTCAAGCTAATTACGAAAAatcaaaattctaaaaatttagtaattaattactattgtcaacattataatttaaaaattaaaagcaGATTTATTAGTAATCTATTCGTATCTGATGCAAATGTTACTTTAGGCTACATATAAAAAAAGATATGAAGGTAAATTGTCtataatttaaattgtaataCCTTTAAgattgttaattaaatttaataaaacagtACTACAATGAAAGTATCAGGTTATTTTGGAAAACATGCAAACATTAAAATAGGCAGGAATATAAGCAAAGTAACAGATACTGTacaatttttaacattaaattataaaatttattaaataaaaatatatacaggaATAACACATTATTGAGCGATAGGATATTCTACCTGAATACTGTACATAGTAGTGATATTTGCTATAATACAATTGTCCGCTAGAATCAAATTATCTTTGTACAAAACTAAAATACTGTATATCAagtgtaaatatttatattggCTGAATGACTTTGGTTCCATCATGCGTAAATTATTGACTTTCTTTAAATTTGATGTCAACAAACACcaacaaattatattattaaatagaaacaattttatttaagccctataaaatttgtaacctaaaaataatatattatttaattcgtaTGATTTGTCTTGATAATAAAAAAGTGAAAGATTTACAAATTTTGCTACCTCTTCGTATACGGTCCAAGCCATTGCAGTCACTAATGTCCTTCTCAACATTCGTGGAACAATGCCTTTAAAATATCCTAATACACCATATCTTTTATAAATCCTAAAAGCTGCATTACGAACGTCTTTAAATTCATTGGGATATAATTGCATTTTTGTCTTGATTACATCAGCAGGTTGTGTTACAATGGAAGCAAATATTCCTGCTAGTATTCCACAACTAAAATGAATCGGAGCTGACGACTTGGCATAGGGCAAatctaaaaagaaatattaaaaagatataatCATATCGTGGATAAATtagtttctaattttattttgataaaaatttaccTGCTTCCGtaaaaatactttttaattGAGTATAAAACGTGAGATAAATGCCACTATAAGGAGCATCTCTTAATAACGTTGGTATTAACCCTCTTGAAAGACCTCTTACTCCTTCCTGCTTGTAAATTAATCTTAATGCTTCTGCTAtgctattatatttataaacttCACTCTATGAAAACAATatcaatattaaattttatgatTTCATGTAACTGGTATTAACTGGAATATTCTGGattattaatatcaatatttttatgtctaatcattaaattttactttctgcatatttttctttctatagtgtatatattaaaatataaatatatttgtaataattacACCTACTTCAAAACGTGTTTTTACTACTGTTATTGGAATTAATAAAACTCCAGACATAGACCTTGCAGTAATACCTAATAGCAAAGCTTCTGTAGATGTGAGTGGATCTTCTAGATGCAATGTGTGCTTTAACCAATGTAATGTTGAAAAATACAATCCAACACCAGGTACAACCCTAGTAATGGTctgaaaattttgtttaatcagTAACATTTCTTAAGTCTGTTAAATCTAATAATTGCAAAAATTCTTACTGGAGTTATACCCTTCCAGAGTCCAAACACATTTTCATTTTTGATTATATGAATTACTATGCCTAAAGTACCACTTTTTGGAGTACTAGTACAAGAATAagcaaattaaataattttgtataaattaatttaaaaaatgaaacattatattattttacactTACTCAAGATGCATATTTACTTTGCTTTGGAGTCTGGTTTTAACAAGATCCAATGgttgaaataaaatagttgaaaatGTACCAGATAGTGATCCCACAAGAAAAGACTTCAAAACAGGATACTAAaagagatatatataaaaattttaattttgaaaatgcattggaataaatgatatatttctaattaaatatttgagATACTGTGCAAATCTATctctatttatataatttagaaaaattatattGAAGATGCGATACAATAGAGTAGTAGATATTAATACATCTCATATGATAACTGTGATTGTAATACACATATGACCTATTATCTTGCATGAGTTTACTCACGTGAGTTATAAACTTCTTTTGAAAGGtcaatataattattatctATACATACATTACAAGATGatctcttttcatttttttttttttaatatttcttaattattttttttaattgtaaactatatctaaaaataatatgCTGCAGTCTAGATCTATAGACTATGAAAAGATACTTCCTATAAAaagaatttataatattcaattcACACAATGTTTGGTACagatataaaatttctaaatgATGATTAATACATGGCCTGCTTTTATGTCTtactaaatattaaaattttattttgaatatctttgaatattatcaaaattataaatctactttttataattgtataacAGTTACATTTTTATGATAGTCGTAGAatagataattttttattttctttttcagcTTATACTTGTATATTTGGGACATCAAACTCGCAAATTCATAATGCAAATGAACACATGAGATACTAAATGGTGGATACTGCTCCACATAAATCATCTCCCATCCAGTACACCTCTTTTTCTAATTAGAggtattttttattcaaatatattagtactttctttttttattcaatgtatagaataatctttatcaaaaaaggtataatatataatataatatatttaataattaaataaataaattttatttaatatatatttaaacacTAATCATTCcaatattcttttatatttacataatattaagcataaaatattttatctaattttattaaaagataactgttcatatatatacaaacaaagaagatactaaataaaattttttaaacccAACAGTAGCTTCAAGTATAACAACGTTTTCCCTTATCAATTTTTGGGATTTTTGTcactacaatcaataaaaattttattaattaaatttcttagaaattatttaaaagagaAGTTATTGTAAAATGATAAGATTCCAATACTTACAGTTCCAAAAGCTTCCATGATATAAAATCTATCAGAagtttaaaaatgaaaagattTTAAATTGCAATAAAGTGAACTAGTTCTTGATATAAGACAAAACTGAACAAAAATGTTTTCTTAATGCTTCCTTTACTGTTACAAAGATACTGAGCATGTTGAAAACGTGACTCTTACTTACATCTTCTTTTATCTTTGTCTCACCATGTTCTGGGTCAATAGAATAACCCTGCATATCGACACATGCTCCAGTAAAAAAATCCAAGAATATCAAACTAAAACGTGATTTAAACGTGACTTAATATGAAACGTGACTTATTTCAGTATGTATTTAATCTGAAGATATAAGAATTACAAAATATGTTATTTGTTATATACATTGATTTTAATATCATATGATTTCACACTCTTTAcataaaaaaaactaaaaatttcaaaataatttaaaaaaagataatgataaaaagataaaaagaatgatttaaaaatatatactcTAGTGCAATGACTTTACAAAATTAAGATGACtatctattttaaataatttattgttcATGTACCATAATATTTCATGATAAAAATAGtgacatatgtatgtatttgtagctgattaaagaatttataagtattaagtAAAGATTTAGGCATAAAAAAAGAATTTGTTTAggttagaattaaaaaatttaaagatgaaatgctgatattttataaaattaaatagagcacttaattattcattttaaaaatataccgTACATTTATCGTTACTATATactgtaaatataattatatcattaCTACTGAATGTACTTCGTAATAACTGCACATTTGAAAACAGATAGGTCAGCAGTAATGTAGAATATAAAGTTCTATAAAATTATCGCGAAACCGATAAAAAATTCATTCTTATCAAAGGActtattattttgaaataaatttgtttgCGATATTGTCGTGGATTTGTTCGTAATTGCATGTGGTCAATGACGTATGTATTGTTTGTTTTAAACTTACATTTCACAactaaaaaataacgaaaacagttcattggtaaatattttgtaagaTGTATTTCTCGATATAATAGCGTACAAAAAAATACATGGGATACATGTTTATCATGTTAAACATTGAGACAAgttatacaaatataattaatatatcaaatttattatatgaaaaaaactatcaaattataattaaaaaatatttaaaaatattcagcATTAAAgcgtattttttattaatacttttatttaaataaaaattaatctttcTAAAATGAACaaagtattttttattctaaatatGACAGTATGAATAATATAGGCTGGTgtattattattagaattataaattcttttaatttatattaaatcttaatagtacatacaatattattatgtatcgtataataaaatatttcttagaaAGCCCGCTACTTGAAACGAACTGGATTTCCTGTTTGTGCGCTGTGTTCGCTTCAGAATTATAATTTGCAGTAGGATGTCGGCCATTTCTACTTCGTATACAGCGTGGTGTGGTCGTTATTCTTACGCAGTCGAGTAAGGTATGCTATTTACTTAGaagtcttttaaaatttaatttctttcagtaataataacaatttctaATATTATCAATATCTAATGTATTTTAAACTATATTAGGTTGAGTTTAAATATCTCTTCGAATTGATTGTTTCTTAACGTTCTTTACACACGTGgttcgaataaattttattttcgttatCTTATATAGAagcataattttacaatattacaataaatttattcatttaaatattacatatatttatgaaataaaagaaaatattttttattaaatatatattaggtAACGACTATACAAAATGGTTAACGGACGGATACCCTCAGTTTTTTCAAAAACTTATGTTACTCCAAGGAGACCTTATGAGAAGGCTCGTTTAGATCAAGAATTACGAATTATTGGTGAATATGGTCTTCGTAACAAGCGTGAAGTATGGAGAGTTAAATACACACTAGCAAATATTCGAAAAGCTGCTCGTGAGCTTCTTACTTTGGAAGAAAAGGATCCTAAACGTTTGTTCGAAGGTACTACATAAATTCTTACTAATATCTTTCATTCAATAAACTTTTTACTAGATTTATATGATGAATTACTTTCTGACACCTCTTGTCTGATCATTTtgatgttatttatttatttctactgATGAAATCATGCATTTAATGTTTTCTTTGTatactttaatttttatttattaaagtaCGTAATTATCAGGAAATGCTCTTTTGCGTCGTTTGGTAAGAATTGGAGTGCTAGATGAAAGCCGTATGAAACTTGATTATGTTCTTGGCTTGAAAATCGAAGATTTCTTAGAAAGACGACTTCAAACTCAAGTATTCAAATTGGGACTTGCTAAATCTATTCATCATGCCCGTGTGCTTATTCGTCAACGTCATATTAggtaaatttcattaaatagaATACTTCATATGCCTTAAAAAATGGGCAAGAAATATCTGATTATACACAGATTGTTTCTAATCTTTAAGGCAATAGTAAATTCCAGATTAATCACCAAATAAGGAGTAAATACTTGTTTGGTTTCATAGCTGGAGATAATTTTTAGTTTCTTCTAAGAATGAAACGTGAGAGTAATAGTCTTTTGGCTACTGCAGGTATTCAAACATTCCTGATTGTCCAAtgaaaacaatagaaaaaatgTGATTTTAAATATTGGCTGGGTAGCTATGATACTCGAGAACATGCAGCACtgtgtattaatattttctttcagGCAGGCCACTTGAGTGTTAGGAAACTAGCACTTAACGTCTGTCGCGTACTTACGGATACGTATTCgcgttaaaaatatataattggtATATTCTTTATATGTTAAATAGAGTCAAATTAATATCTTAAATTATTAAAGATACAAATTATTGGGAAGTAGAAATACGAAACATAACATGTATTCCTATTCCAGAGTGCGCAAACAAGTGGTGAACATTCCATCTTTCATTGTGAGATTGGATTCACAGAAGCACATTGACTTCTCACTAAAATCTCCATTTGGTGGTGGTAGACCTGGTCGTGTCAAGAGGAAGAACTTGCGTAAGGGAAGCGGAGGAGCTGCTccagaggaagaagaagattaAATCATTTGTTTTgtaatacttttaataaataaaagtattccttaaattttcaataatttcttaagTTCTGATTTTTATTTAAGTTCCTACTTCTTTGAGTAATATAAGCTTAGTGTTTAAAAGAACAATATTATCGGCAGAAAATTGTAAGATATTAATAGGAAAATACAGAATTAGTgggaaaattattaaattccTACATAATATGGATGAAGAAATAAATAACTTTATGTATTAATATCGTCTAATATATCATTTCAACAATGAAAATCAGTTAAATATTCATGTTTGgttaataatttacaattagtacatttctataattttattaatgaacTAAACCATGTACATGTATAATTCTTATCCTATGATTACAAAAATGAATAATCTTATATTAAGTTTAATTgaaggaaaaatatttcatttattttcatttaaacttatttttaaataaacatattgaaataaaacaatcctgtaaaaaatgttagttttcaatgtATGCTGCGAGGAAAAAATAAGTTGAATCTGAAATAAGAAGTCCTTGATCaagaatttttattagaatAGGTTGGAGGATAGCGCCGCATAGGAACAGTGCTGGCAATATGACCCGTTGAAATTTGAAACCAGTTGAAACGTACGAAGTCGCGAGAGTACCACCTTGAACCAATGATCGCGTAATATCGAAGAATTTTTCGAAGTTTGTCGGTCCTGGCTCGAAGTTCGCCAGTCTACTATGTTCAGAGTATACTTGTTGCACGCGGTGGAGTTGGATCGGTGGTTGGTCGAGGAGGGAAGAAAGGGGACAGAGACAAGAGTAGAAGTAGAAGATTCTTCTTACGTTAACGTAGGACTTCGCGAGCTTTCCGCAAGCTGGTGAGCGCGTCTCGATCAATTAGCATATGCCACTTCCTAGCGGGAATTTTGTTTCACTGATTGAATAAAGGTAATTAGATGACAGTGTGCTATTATAGTGTAATCCAGCGACCGTTCATCTGATATCGTATACTGACAAAAAACAGTCGGGTCTCGAGCCAAAACTTGacacttctttttttttgtattaaagCGGGAGACCGCCTTTCTAACCTAAATTCTAAATTCTGTCATGGACAGAATGCGGGGTAGGGTAAGGAGGGCGATAACCATGAATCTCCTTCTCTTTTTGACAGCTAAAAATACGGTTTTTTGAAGGAACGACCGCAACATCGAACACCTTGACTATTTCGGATACGATACGTCGCGCACGCATCCTGACTCGTTCACGTAGTTTTGTCTCATAAAATGCGCGCTTTTTCATCTTTTACTGTATTATGTGTTTTTCTACTCTACAAACTGCGATTAGTTATATTTGTATTGGTTGGTTAACATTTCCATATCGAGTGGGAGCTATCGAGTTGTTGTGCATTCATAATTTTTTTACTTAACATTTAAATGAAAGTGTGTAATTTACGATGGATTAATACACGACTTATAAATGAAAATTGTGTGCTTTGAATTTGTCATTCACTATATACCGCCGTCGATAGAATCAGTTGACAAGATAGCTAAATTATATGTTTTGTGCgcgattaaaatctttttctttcttatttacaattttaatttatgtgataaaaattataattatgtatttgtaattttcaTGTGTAGCAAAAAAGTAGATGTATAACGATAATTAAGTAAAATACTCGttttttatttgatatattgtaacaattattaaaatttcattgagGAGATGATATTAAAGCTTAATTTTAGTCTTTGTTATATCTATtgttatgaaaatatattcATTCTTTAGAATGAAATTAATCACTACTTAAGCTTAGATCAATTGCTATTATTGTAGAGCATATTCATTTTGTCAATCTTATCTACAGTATTGATATCTGTAATATACAGAATAATGTGCTGATCAAAATTTAAtctgtattttttataaatagaaataataatatatttgtagTATTCACTTTTGGAAGTTGTAATGCAAGGAACATTGAAAAAGCACTAAATTATTATTGTAACATTTGCAAATTACATTTcagtgtaaaaaatatataatttatatctatGATTTCATAAGGCAAtgatgaatttgttttattaaatattagtactataaaaaattgtaaattatatttatcatttgcatatagaaaaattaaatattaaataattatttttattgttattcacaatgttgttatttattCTTCATAATAAAATCTATTAACTTAATTAATCAACTAgttacattttataatatattctgaatttataaatgtaatgtatgattttcttctttaaacaaatatatgatatataatcaGTAACATTGTTAGCTGTAATTGGATTCATTATCACTGTGATTGTTGCATAGATAGCTACTTCCTATTTGATGTAATATCTTATTGCCTATACTGTGATGTAATGATTTTTTGAATAGACCATAATGCTGTATAATAGTTTGAATATACTTTAACATTATTTGCTAATAAAGGTTGGTAAATATAAGGTttcacatatgtacatatacatataaattaactatatttaaatcaaaatcttttatttcattttacagaatatacaacatgtcacATCATTTTGTCACAGTTTGTGTAGTTTGTGTTTTATGTGCTGCACACACTCCATGTTCAGCACATACTGAATTCTCAACAGCGGGACAAACAACTCATAATTTTGTTAACTCTGAGAAGCAATTAGGACCTAATGAACAATTACAACCATCTTGGTTATTAATAAAATCCAAAGATACACAGCAGAGGGAtgtgagaaaattaaatttaaataatctaGGTGCTTATAACAATGGTGCTGTTGAATTTTCGAATGTGTTAGATAACAATAGCAGAAGCAAAACTATATTATTGGTACCAATTGCCACAAATGAAATCTATACTAAAAACAAAAACACAGAAATTGTAAAAGTTAACGAAAATGTTGAAATCCCAATAATAGGGGA encodes the following:
- the RpS9 gene encoding ribosomal protein S9 isoform X2, with translation MVNGRIPSVFSKTYVTPRRPYEKARLDQELRIIGEYGLRNKREVWRVKYTLANIRKAARELLTLEEKDPKRLFEGNALLRRLVRIGVLDESRMKLDYVLGLKIEDFLERRLQTQVFKLGLAKSIHHARVLIRQRHIRVRKQVVNIPSFIVRLDSQKHIDFSLKSPFGGGRPGRVKRKNLRKGSGGAAPEEEED
- the LOC117155104 gene encoding mitochondrial glycine transporter isoform X2 encodes the protein MEAFGTYPVLKSFLVGSLSGTFSTILFQPLDLVKTRLQSKVNMHLDTPKSGTLGIVIHIIKNENVFGLWKGITPTITRVVPGVGLYFSTLHWLKHTLHLEDPLTSTEALLLGITARSMSGVLLIPITVVKTRFESEVYKYNSIAEALRLIYKQEGVRGLSRGLIPTLLRDAPYSGIYLTFYTQLKSIFTEADLPYAKSSAPIHFSCGILAGIFASIVTQPADVIKTKMQLYPNEFKDVRNAAFRIYKRYGVLGYFKGIVPRMLRRTLVTAMAWTVYEEVTNFIGLK
- the LOC117155104 gene encoding mitochondrial glycine transporter isoform X1 yields the protein MQGYSIDPEHGETKIKEDYPVLKSFLVGSLSGTFSTILFQPLDLVKTRLQSKVNMHLDTPKSGTLGIVIHIIKNENVFGLWKGITPTITRVVPGVGLYFSTLHWLKHTLHLEDPLTSTEALLLGITARSMSGVLLIPITVVKTRFESEVYKYNSIAEALRLIYKQEGVRGLSRGLIPTLLRDAPYSGIYLTFYTQLKSIFTEADLPYAKSSAPIHFSCGILAGIFASIVTQPADVIKTKMQLYPNEFKDVRNAAFRIYKRYGVLGYFKGIVPRMLRRTLVTAMAWTVYEEVTNFIGLK